Proteins from a single region of Nomia melanderi isolate GNS246 chromosome 9, iyNomMela1, whole genome shotgun sequence:
- the LOC116427766 gene encoding uncharacterized protein LOC116427766: MSRSIFILFAALALLQAASAIDVSKYKNVRLDFGDNDIVPKTKLLGAGEERVPAFIGDLTLGQRYADETVFQRIVEFENPTNTVQSTTFNLSVSSGVIHYVSAKNSQGSYSVICGPSNLGTPQTSINVRVPPTSTTVIRMTIAAHSQFLRSK; the protein is encoded by the exons ATGTCTCGTTCGATTTTCATTCTCTTCGCGGCCCTGGCACTGCTTCAGGCCGCTTCTGCCATCGACGTTTCCAAGTACAAGAACGTACGCCTGGATTTTGGCGACAATGACATTGTGCCGAAAACAAAACTG CTTGGCGCTGGAGAAGAACGCGTGCCGGCATTCATTGGAGATTTAACGCTTGGCCAACGGTATGCAGACGAAACTGTTTTCCAACGAATTGTTGAATTCGAGAATCCCACGAACACGGTTCAGTCTACCACGTTCAACCTCTCCGTTTCCAGTG GTGTGATACACTACGTCAGCGCGAAGAATTCCCAAGGTAGTTACAGCGTAATTTGTGGCCCATCCAACCTGGGGACGCCCCAGACGAGCATCAACGTGCGAGTACCACCTACTTCGACAACTGTGATAAGAATGACCATTGCGGCGCACAGTCAATTTTTACGTTCTAAGTAA